One Anas platyrhynchos isolate ZD024472 breed Pekin duck chromosome 2, IASCAAS_PekinDuck_T2T, whole genome shotgun sequence DNA segment encodes these proteins:
- the MCMDC2 gene encoding minichromosome maintenance domain-containing protein 2 isoform X1 gives MEEEIQKMKEIGLIYLDRSGGLQKFMHDCKKYNDSKQSYAVYRFVISINPSDIAELDATLGNYILHNPIKAAEIFQSVCFVAIKTLSLIEQLQTEAQISILLKPTHLPPLPSYVLSLSAFPFNYTSHRFYMSEGIVIAMGIVTKYTQGARFLCTEETCPFSEGFRYIRVHLPGATESATVRNDFVCSLCSSPLQEDMKFRVLGDKQIVEMIDAKVLNALKGYSNNKSHFRIQAFTVFLRDELANRMTIGNHYKIIGIPTCVQNGPQATACIEVSSVQLCKPNGPSFIGENFKYLLSLTSNSCWRFTAMLANIFASQVVPPGTYNTLKLAVLLSLVQTCEKESADYLDLLVVTSDTLVIDRLLNYSICLLPHGIRHPSSSDIFPSVSKDKHGTGSASIQAGSVLLAKGGICYIGDLCTYKKDKLELLQSVLESRTTTLFIPGKKYGEEADQQVTIPVQTNFWSYVDVDSSSKKHTLKDSFLIGQMDLSLLPPNLLDGFGLLLYDEFPSCRLSFPLVHHVLKKAINPEATLYRVSQQFRTQDYEEFILFAKNLHVEMSSEAENLIQGYYLASRRVRRDSMHGSNLSASALKLLISLSKAHTKLSLRKKVLEEDALIAILLLESSLTLKHVTKTPCTREIFTSRSATITCSSLSAHMAQEVMLTLMRSEVKPEAQQCETSVVFLTASFHMYFTVVV, from the exons ACTCAAAACAAAGTTACGCTGTTTATCGTTTTGTTATTTCAATAAATCCTTCTGATATTGCTGAATTGGATGCAACTCTTGGAAACTACATTCTTCATAATCCCATAAAAGCTGCAGAGATTTTTCAGTCA GTATGTTTTGTAGCTATTAAGACGTTATCATTAATAGAACAATTGCAGACAGAGGCTCAG ATTAGTATACTGCTGAAGCCAACACATTTACCGCCTTTACCAAGTTATGTTCTCAGTCTCTCTGCATTTCCATTTAACTACACATCTCATAGATTTTATATGTCTGAAGGAATAGTCATTGCAATGGGAATTGTAACAAAATATACACAAGGAGCAAGATTTCTTTGTACTGAGGAAACCTGTCCATTCTCTGAAG GGTTTAGGTACATAAGAGTGCATCTGCCTGGAGCTACAGAATCTGCCACAGTGAGGAATGATTTTGTGTGCAGTTTATGTTCTTCACCCCTGCAAGAAGATATGAAGTTTAGAGTACTTGGTG ATAAACAAATAGTTGAAATGATTGATGCAAAAGTTCTTAATGCTTTAAAAGGATATTCCAACAATAAATCGCATTTTAGGATTCAGGCTTTCACAGTTTTCTTGAGAG ATGAACTGGCCAATCGAATGACAATAGGAAACCACTACAAGATTATAGGAATTCCAACCTGTGTACAAAATGGCCCACAAGCTACAGCATGTATAGAAGTCAGTAGCGTACAGCTCTGTAAACCAAACG GTCCTTCTTTTATCGGTGAAAATTTTAAGTATCTGCTCTCACTGACTTCAAATTCGTGCTGGAGGTTTACGGCCATGCTGGCCAATATCTTTGCTTCGCAAGTTGTTCCACCAGGCACTTACAACACTCTGAAACTCGCGGTATTGCTGAGTCTAGTACAGACGTGTGAAAAGGAGAGTGCTGATTACCTGGATCTGTTGGTTGTGACAAGCGACACCTTAGTGATTGATAG GCTTCTGAATTACAGCATATGTCTTCTGCCCCATGGCATACGACACCCATCCTCTAGTGACATCTTTCCTTCTGTATCCAAAGATAAACATGGAACTGGCAGTGCCAGTATTCAAGCTGGCAGCGTTCTGCTCGCTAAGGGGGGTATCTGTTACATAGGAGACTTATGTACCTACAAAAAGGATAAACTGGAACTTCTACAATCTG TTCTAGAGAGCAGGACAACAACACTGTTCATTCCTGGGAAGAAGTatggagaagaggctgaccaACAAGTTACTATTCCAGTTCAGACCAATTTTTGGTCTTACGTAGATGTGGATTCTTCCTCAAAGAAACATACACTGAAGGACAGCTTCCTGATTGGGCAGATG gACTTGAGCTTGCTTCCACCTAATCTTCTGGATGGTTTTGGGCTTTTGTTATATGATGAATTTCCTTCATGTCGACTGTCTTTTCCTCTTGTGCATCATGTCCTGAAAAAAGCCATTAATCCTGAAGCCACCTTGTACAGAGTCTCACAGCAGTTCAGAACGCAGGACTATGAAGAG tttattttgtttgctaaGAATCTCCATGTTGAAATGAGCTCAGAAGCAGAAAACCTCATTCAGGGCTACTATCTTGCGAGTCGCAGAGTGAGAAGAGATTCTATGCACGGATCAAACTTATCAGCATCTGCACTAAAACTTCT GATCTCCCTGTCTAAGGCTCATACGAAGCTAAGTTTAAGAAAGAAAGTACTTGAGGAAGATGCCTTGATTGCCATCTTGCTGCTCGAATCATCTCTTACCCTAAAGCACG TAACGAAAACTCCCTGCACCAGAGAGATATTTAcctccagaagtgccaccatcACCTGCTCAAGTTTATCAGCGCATATGGCCCAGGAGGTCATGTTAACACTAATGAGGAGTGAAGTAAAGCCCGAAGCTCAACAATGTGAAACTTCTGTAGTTTTTCTTACTGCTTCTTTTCACATGTATTTTACAGTagtagtttaa
- the MCMDC2 gene encoding minichromosome maintenance domain-containing protein 2 isoform X3 — protein MSEGIVIAMGIVTKYTQGARFLCTEETCPFSEGFRYIRVHLPGATESATVRNDFVCSLCSSPLQEDMKFRVLGDKQIVEMIDAKVLNALKGYSNNKSHFRIQAFTVFLRDELANRMTIGNHYKIIGIPTCVQNGPQATACIEVSSVQLCKPNGPSFIGENFKYLLSLTSNSCWRFTAMLANIFASQVVPPGTYNTLKLAVLLSLVQTCEKESADYLDLLVVTSDTLVIDRLLNYSICLLPHGIRHPSSSDIFPSVSKDKHGTGSASIQAGSVLLAKGGICYIGDLCTYKKDKLELLQSVLESRTTTLFIPGKKYGEEADQQVTIPVQTNFWSYVDVDSSSKKHTLKDSFLIGQMDLSLLPPNLLDGFGLLLYDEFPSCRLSFPLVHHVLKKAINPEATLYRVSQQFRTQDYEEFILFAKNLHVEMSSEAENLIQGYYLASRRVRRDSMHGSNLSASALKLLISLSKAHTKLSLRKKVLEEDALIAILLLESSLTLKHVTKTPCTREIFTSRSATITCSSLSAHMAQEVMLTLMRSEVKPEAQQCETSVVFLTASFHMYFTVVV, from the exons ATGTCTGAAGGAATAGTCATTGCAATGGGAATTGTAACAAAATATACACAAGGAGCAAGATTTCTTTGTACTGAGGAAACCTGTCCATTCTCTGAAG GGTTTAGGTACATAAGAGTGCATCTGCCTGGAGCTACAGAATCTGCCACAGTGAGGAATGATTTTGTGTGCAGTTTATGTTCTTCACCCCTGCAAGAAGATATGAAGTTTAGAGTACTTGGTG ATAAACAAATAGTTGAAATGATTGATGCAAAAGTTCTTAATGCTTTAAAAGGATATTCCAACAATAAATCGCATTTTAGGATTCAGGCTTTCACAGTTTTCTTGAGAG ATGAACTGGCCAATCGAATGACAATAGGAAACCACTACAAGATTATAGGAATTCCAACCTGTGTACAAAATGGCCCACAAGCTACAGCATGTATAGAAGTCAGTAGCGTACAGCTCTGTAAACCAAACG GTCCTTCTTTTATCGGTGAAAATTTTAAGTATCTGCTCTCACTGACTTCAAATTCGTGCTGGAGGTTTACGGCCATGCTGGCCAATATCTTTGCTTCGCAAGTTGTTCCACCAGGCACTTACAACACTCTGAAACTCGCGGTATTGCTGAGTCTAGTACAGACGTGTGAAAAGGAGAGTGCTGATTACCTGGATCTGTTGGTTGTGACAAGCGACACCTTAGTGATTGATAG GCTTCTGAATTACAGCATATGTCTTCTGCCCCATGGCATACGACACCCATCCTCTAGTGACATCTTTCCTTCTGTATCCAAAGATAAACATGGAACTGGCAGTGCCAGTATTCAAGCTGGCAGCGTTCTGCTCGCTAAGGGGGGTATCTGTTACATAGGAGACTTATGTACCTACAAAAAGGATAAACTGGAACTTCTACAATCTG TTCTAGAGAGCAGGACAACAACACTGTTCATTCCTGGGAAGAAGTatggagaagaggctgaccaACAAGTTACTATTCCAGTTCAGACCAATTTTTGGTCTTACGTAGATGTGGATTCTTCCTCAAAGAAACATACACTGAAGGACAGCTTCCTGATTGGGCAGATG gACTTGAGCTTGCTTCCACCTAATCTTCTGGATGGTTTTGGGCTTTTGTTATATGATGAATTTCCTTCATGTCGACTGTCTTTTCCTCTTGTGCATCATGTCCTGAAAAAAGCCATTAATCCTGAAGCCACCTTGTACAGAGTCTCACAGCAGTTCAGAACGCAGGACTATGAAGAG tttattttgtttgctaaGAATCTCCATGTTGAAATGAGCTCAGAAGCAGAAAACCTCATTCAGGGCTACTATCTTGCGAGTCGCAGAGTGAGAAGAGATTCTATGCACGGATCAAACTTATCAGCATCTGCACTAAAACTTCT GATCTCCCTGTCTAAGGCTCATACGAAGCTAAGTTTAAGAAAGAAAGTACTTGAGGAAGATGCCTTGATTGCCATCTTGCTGCTCGAATCATCTCTTACCCTAAAGCACG TAACGAAAACTCCCTGCACCAGAGAGATATTTAcctccagaagtgccaccatcACCTGCTCAAGTTTATCAGCGCATATGGCCCAGGAGGTCATGTTAACACTAATGAGGAGTGAAGTAAAGCCCGAAGCTCAACAATGTGAAACTTCTGTAGTTTTTCTTACTGCTTCTTTTCACATGTATTTTACAGTagtagtttaa
- the MCMDC2 gene encoding minichromosome maintenance domain-containing protein 2 isoform X2 has translation MEEEIQKMKEIGLIYLDRSGGLQKFMHDCKKYNDSKQSYAVYRFVISINPSDIAELDATLGNYILHNPIKAAEIFQSVCFVAIKTLSLIEQLQTEAQISILLKPTHLPPLPSYVLSLSAFPFNYTSHRFYMSEGIVIAMGIVTKYTQGARFLCTEETCPFSEGFRYIRVHLPGATESATVRNDFVCSLCSSPLQEDMKFRVLGDKQIVEMIDAKVLNALKGYSNNKSHFRIQAFTVFLRDELANRMTIGNHYKIIGIPTCVQNGPQATACIEVSSVQLCKPNGPSFIGENFKYLLSLTSNSCWRFTAMLANIFASQVVPPGTYNTLKLAVLLSLVQTCEKESADYLDLLVVTSDTLVIDRLLNYSICLLPHGIRHPSSSDIFPSVSKDKHGTGSASIQAGSVLLAKGGICYIGDLCTYKKDKLELLQSVLESRTTTLFIPGKKYGEEADQQVTIPVQTNFWSYVDVDSSSKKHTLKDSFLIGQMDLSLLPPNLLDGFGLLLYDEFPSCRLSFPLVHHVLKKAINPEATLYRVSQQFRTQDYEEFILFAKNLHVEMSSEAENLIQGYYLASRRVRRDSMHGSNLSASALKLLISLSKAHTKLSLRKKVLEEDALIAILLLESSLTLKHGKSALCIEPNALFPFDLSNENSLHQRDIYLQKCHHHLLKFISAYGPGGHVNTNEE, from the exons ACTCAAAACAAAGTTACGCTGTTTATCGTTTTGTTATTTCAATAAATCCTTCTGATATTGCTGAATTGGATGCAACTCTTGGAAACTACATTCTTCATAATCCCATAAAAGCTGCAGAGATTTTTCAGTCA GTATGTTTTGTAGCTATTAAGACGTTATCATTAATAGAACAATTGCAGACAGAGGCTCAG ATTAGTATACTGCTGAAGCCAACACATTTACCGCCTTTACCAAGTTATGTTCTCAGTCTCTCTGCATTTCCATTTAACTACACATCTCATAGATTTTATATGTCTGAAGGAATAGTCATTGCAATGGGAATTGTAACAAAATATACACAAGGAGCAAGATTTCTTTGTACTGAGGAAACCTGTCCATTCTCTGAAG GGTTTAGGTACATAAGAGTGCATCTGCCTGGAGCTACAGAATCTGCCACAGTGAGGAATGATTTTGTGTGCAGTTTATGTTCTTCACCCCTGCAAGAAGATATGAAGTTTAGAGTACTTGGTG ATAAACAAATAGTTGAAATGATTGATGCAAAAGTTCTTAATGCTTTAAAAGGATATTCCAACAATAAATCGCATTTTAGGATTCAGGCTTTCACAGTTTTCTTGAGAG ATGAACTGGCCAATCGAATGACAATAGGAAACCACTACAAGATTATAGGAATTCCAACCTGTGTACAAAATGGCCCACAAGCTACAGCATGTATAGAAGTCAGTAGCGTACAGCTCTGTAAACCAAACG GTCCTTCTTTTATCGGTGAAAATTTTAAGTATCTGCTCTCACTGACTTCAAATTCGTGCTGGAGGTTTACGGCCATGCTGGCCAATATCTTTGCTTCGCAAGTTGTTCCACCAGGCACTTACAACACTCTGAAACTCGCGGTATTGCTGAGTCTAGTACAGACGTGTGAAAAGGAGAGTGCTGATTACCTGGATCTGTTGGTTGTGACAAGCGACACCTTAGTGATTGATAG GCTTCTGAATTACAGCATATGTCTTCTGCCCCATGGCATACGACACCCATCCTCTAGTGACATCTTTCCTTCTGTATCCAAAGATAAACATGGAACTGGCAGTGCCAGTATTCAAGCTGGCAGCGTTCTGCTCGCTAAGGGGGGTATCTGTTACATAGGAGACTTATGTACCTACAAAAAGGATAAACTGGAACTTCTACAATCTG TTCTAGAGAGCAGGACAACAACACTGTTCATTCCTGGGAAGAAGTatggagaagaggctgaccaACAAGTTACTATTCCAGTTCAGACCAATTTTTGGTCTTACGTAGATGTGGATTCTTCCTCAAAGAAACATACACTGAAGGACAGCTTCCTGATTGGGCAGATG gACTTGAGCTTGCTTCCACCTAATCTTCTGGATGGTTTTGGGCTTTTGTTATATGATGAATTTCCTTCATGTCGACTGTCTTTTCCTCTTGTGCATCATGTCCTGAAAAAAGCCATTAATCCTGAAGCCACCTTGTACAGAGTCTCACAGCAGTTCAGAACGCAGGACTATGAAGAG tttattttgtttgctaaGAATCTCCATGTTGAAATGAGCTCAGAAGCAGAAAACCTCATTCAGGGCTACTATCTTGCGAGTCGCAGAGTGAGAAGAGATTCTATGCACGGATCAAACTTATCAGCATCTGCACTAAAACTTCT GATCTCCCTGTCTAAGGCTCATACGAAGCTAAGTTTAAGAAAGAAAGTACTTGAGGAAGATGCCTTGATTGCCATCTTGCTGCTCGAATCATCTCTTACCCTAAAGCACG GTAAGTCTGCATTATGCATAGAACCAAATGCTCTATTTCCCTTTGACCTCAGTAACGAAAACTCCCTGCACCAGAGAGATATTTAcctccagaagtgccaccatcACCTGCTCAAGTTTATCAGCGCATATGGCCCAGGAGGTCATGTTAACACTAATGAGGAGTGA